Below is a genomic region from bacterium.
CCGATTTCAAGAAGGATGACCTCGAGGAGGCGATCTGCGCGTATCAACAACGCGAACGCCGCTTCGGTCGCACGGGCGAGCAGATCCGGACCCAAGAGTGACGCGTCTTTCGATCCTCGGATCTACGGGCTCCATCGGAACCCAGACCCTGCAAGTCGTCGATCAGTTTCCCGACAGGCTTCAGGTCGTGGCGCTATCGGCGGGTCGCAACGTCGACCTGTTGATTCAGCAGATCAAGCAGTACCGTCCGTCGTGTGTTGCCGTGGGATTGCCCGATGATGCCGCACGGGTTCGGACCGCGCTGGCCGACGAACGGATCCGGGTCCACTGTGGCGCCGAAGGCCTGCTCGAAGTCGCGACCGAACCCTCCGATCTGGTAATCGGCGCACTCGTGGGAAGCGTCGGGCTCGAACCGATCGTCGCGGCCTTGCGCGCGGGTACGGACGTGGCCCTTGCCAACAAAGAGGTCCTCGTCTCCGCGGGCCGGTTGGTCATGGAGGAGGCCCGTCGCCACGGAGCGCGTTTGCGTCCACTCGATTCTGAGCACGTGGCGATTCATCAGTGCATCGCCGGCCACCCGGAGCAGGCGGTGAGCAAGATCTGGCTGACGGCTTCCGGAGGGCCGTTTCGCTGTGCGGATCTCTCCGAGATGGAAGCCGCAACCCCCGAACGAGCCCTCGCGCATCCCAATTGGGATATGGGACCCAAGATCTCGATCGATTCGGCCACACTGATGAACAAGGGTTTCGAGCTGATCGAAGCTCGCTGGCTGTTTGATCTTCCGCCCGAACGCATCGGGGTGTTGGTTCACCCGGAGAGCGTCATCCACTCATTGGTCGAATACTGCGATGGGAGCTGGCTCGCGCAGCTCGGCGTCCCCGATATGCGGATCCCAATCGCCTACACTCTGGGCATGCCCGATCGCCTGCCGCTTGCGAATCTGTCGCCATTGGACCTCGTGTCGATCGGCAGCCTGAACTTCGAAGCGCCCGACGCGGAGCGTTTTCCCGCTCTGCGCCTCGCGACGCAAGTGCTCGAAGACGGCGGCACCGCGCCAGCGGTGCTCAACGCGGCCAATGAGGTCGCAGTGGAAGCCTTCCTGGCCGGGCGGATTTCGTTCACGGCGATCGCGCAGATTGCCGAAAAGGTACTGGCAGTCGAGGCCGTGCGTCCTGGTCTCGACCTCGAAGAAATTCGCGACAGTGATCGTCAATCACGGCAGCGCGCACGCGAAATGGTCGAGGAGTGGAGCGCATGAGCCTGGCCGGATTCTCCGACGTCGTATTGCCCTTCATTCTCTTGCTGGGCGTTCTCATCTTCATTCACGAACTCGGGCACTTCCTGGTCGCGAAGTACTTCAATGTGAAGTGCGAACGCTTCTCTCTCGGTTTCGGCCCGTCGCTTCTGGCGCGCACCGTCGGTGAGACGGAGTACGTGATCGGCGTGCTGCCCCTCGGTGGCTACGTGAAGATGCTCGGGGAAATTCCGGGCGAAGAACTGGCCGAAGAGGAGCGAGATCGGGCGTTCAATCTCAAGCCGGTCCACCAGCGCATGGCGATTTCGGTGGCCGGTCCGGCGATGAACATCGTCCTGCCCATCGTATTGATCGCGGGAATGCTGATGGCCGGAGTTCCCACTCTGACTTCGCTGGTTGGCGCGGTCGCACCGGATTCGGCTGCGGAACGCGCGGGTCTGCAGGGAGGCGACCGGATCGTTGCGATCGACGGCGAAGCGATCTGGCGCTGGAGCGACCTGATCACGCATCTTCGCGAGACTGCGAGTCCCACCGTTCTGCTCGAGATCGAGCGCGATTCCCAGCGCACGAACGTTTCCGTAACTCGTGAAACGCTAGACGACGGCCGTTTCGGCCCGATTGGCGCCGAGCCCAGCCCGCCCTCCGCGGTATTTGCCGTTTCGGGCCCGCAAAGCGCTGCGGCGCGAGCCGGGATGCTCACTGGAGACGTGATCCGCTCGGTCGATGGTACGGCGGTAGCGAATCGCTACGACGTGGAAAGGTTATTCCAGACGGCCTCCGGAGAACTCGAGCTCGAGGTGGAACGCACGCGTGGCGACGCCCGTGAAACCCTGATCGTGACGATTCCCGACGCGGGCTCCCGAACGAGTGAAAGTCTCGGACTCCAGCCGGTCGACTTTGCCGTCAACTTCGTGGATCCGGCAAGTCCGGCCAGCGAGGCCGGCATCGAGCCGGGCGATATCTTCCTGAGAGCGAATTCCAAACCGATCCAGTCCTGGAACCAACTGGTCGTCGCGATCCGTGGAAGCGAAGGCGATCCCATCGAGATGACGCTGCTTCGCGCTGGCCTCGAAGTAGACCTGAAGGTTTCGCCGATCAGGCGCGCGGTTCAGGTCGGCGAAGAAATGGAGACCCACTTCGCGATCGGCATCGGCGGAGGTACTCCGCGCAACGGGGGCGAGATGCTCGACGACGTGGTCAGCAATCCCTTCGTCGCACTCTGGCGCGCGGTGCAGCGCACCGTCGAGATCTTCAACATGATTCTGGGCGGTGTCTTCCAGCTGTTTACCGGCAAGGTCGGCTTGAACAATCTGGCTGGACCCATCGGCATCGGAGAAATCGCCGCAGACTCTTTCCAGACCTCGTGGTTGCAGTTTCTGTCGTTCATGGCCGTGATCAGTGTGAATCTGGCCATCTTGAATCTGCTGCCGATCCCGATTCTCGACGGAGGGCAGATCCTGCTGGCCGCCGCCGAGGGCATCAAGGGAAGCCCGCTACCGAATCGCGCCCGGGAGATCGCCCAGACGGTCGGACTCTCCCTGATTCTGGCCCTGATGGGGCTGGCCTTCTGGAATGATCTGGCGCGCAAATGGGCCGGGATCGTCGACTTTCTGAAAGGTCTCGTGTAACCCCAGAAGATGGCTGTACTGCTGTCACTCGAGACCGCCACCGATGCTGGCGGGGTGGCGCTCGTCGAGCACGGGAAGTCCGGAGAGCCGCGGCTTCTGGGCGAGGCGAGCATCGATACCGGGCAGCGACACGCCGCCACACTCCTGCGAGCCGTCGATCGGGTGCTAAGCGATTCCGGGCGCAAGCTGGACGAGGTCGAACTGATCGGGGTATCGGTCGGCCCCGGCTCGTTTACCGGCCTGCGCATCGGTCTTTCGACCGCGCTGGGTCTGTGTTTCGGCACCCCGCGGCGCATCGTTCCTGTTTCCACCCTGGGAGCGCTCTCCCTGCAAGCGGGCGGGGCGGGTCTCGCCGTGCCGATGCTCGATGCGCGCCGTGGTCAGGTCTACGGCGGGGTCTACGCTCCGCAAGGACGCGCGCTGCAAGAGGACTGCGCGGCGCCCCCAGAAGAGTTCCTGGGCCGGCTGGATCCGGACTCCTCCGTGGTCGTCCTGGGTTCGGGTGCTCAGCGCTACTCCGAAGTGGTCGAACGGGTCCTGGGAGCACGGGCCCGCGTCCTTTCCGCCGAAGAAGGCCGCCCTCGCGCGGCCGGCGTCGCGCGTCTGGCCGTGAGTCTGGCAGCCAACGGGCTGGCGCTGCCGCCGGAGCGGGTTGAGCTGCGCTACCTGCGCCCGCCCGAAGCGAAACTCCCGGGTTCTGGGCTCGGGTCCGATTCCAAGGCGTGAAAGGCTGCTTCGCTCGCGAGTTCCACCCGCCCATCCCAGAGCCCGTCGCGACGTGCTAAGCTCGCCTGCAGTGTCCTAACCTACTGATAATCCGCTGAATTGATCCAAGGACATAGAGAAGGGGTCAATGGAAACGCACGAGCGTGACCGGATTGAATCGCTGGCGAGTCAGGATGCCCAGCTCCGTGAGGTCTGGGAGCAGCATCTGGGTTTCAAGGCGAGACTCGAACAGATGAAAACGCGTTCGCATCTCAGTCCGGACGAGCAGGTAGAGAAGAAAACGCTCCAAAAGCTCAAGCTCGCGGCAAAGGATCAAATCGCGAGGATCCTGGCCCGACACGATTGAGCCTTGAAGCCGCCCCCCACACGAGCTGGGCAGCGGCCCGGCTCCGCACCCTTGTATTCGCGACTTTGGACTGGGTGTCTGAATGGAATTCGCACGTTGTCCGTTGCCAGCAGACCGAGGAGATGACACATGAAGGTGTACTACGATAAAGATGCAGACTTGGGCCGCCTGGAGGGTCGCACCGTCGCGATCATCGGCTACGGCAGCCAGGGCCACGCCCACGCGCTGAATCTCAAGGAGAGCGGCGTCGATGTCATCGTCGGCCTGCGTCAGAGTTCGCCGAGTTGGAAGAAGGCCGAAGCCGAAGGGCTGCGAGTCGCCACGCCTTCCGAAGCGGTTTCGAGTGCGACCGTGGTCATGATGACGCTACCCGATGAGACCATGGGAGACATCTACAGCGAACAGATCGCGCCGCATCTGAAAGCGGGGAACTATCTGGCGGTAGCGCACGGTTTCAACCTGCACTTCGGCTGCATCGAGCCGCCCGCCGACGTCAACACCTTCATGGTCGCGCCCAAGGGCCCCGGTCACCATGTGCGCGGCAGTTACGAGAGCGGCGGGGGCGTTCCCTGTCTGGTTGCCGTCGATCGCGATCCCAGTGGCGACACGCTGCAGATGGGCCTGGCCTATGCCAAGGGGATCGGCGGCGGGCGTGCGGGCATCATCGAGACCACGATCAAGGAAGAGACCGAGACGGATCTGTTCGGTGAGCAGGCCGTGCTCTGCGGGGGGCTGACCGCTCTCATGCAAGCCGGATTCGAGACGCTGACCGAGGCGGGCTACGCGCCCGAGATGGCGTACTTCGAGTGCATCCACGAGATGAAGCTGATCATCGACTTCATCTACGAAGGCGGCATCGCCAATATGCGTTACACGGTCTCCAACACGGCGGAGTACGGCGATCTGACCCGCGGACCGCGCGTTGTCAACGAAGAGACCAAGCGCGAAATGAAGAAGATCCTCAACGAGATCCAGACCGGGAAGTTCGCCCGAGAATGGCTGCTCGAGGCCCGCGCCGGTATGCCATCGTTCAAATCCATGGCACGCATTGGTGCGGAGCATCCGCTCGAAGAAACGGGTCGCAAGCTGCGCGCGATGATGCCCTGGCTCAAAGACCACCGACTGGTCGACCGGAGTCGGAACTAGTCGGGACTGAAACAGGAAGGCCGATGGCGGAACCCGCTCAGCTCAAGGGAAAGATCGCTCAACAGGGTGTGAAGAGTTCACTCGCCCTGCTCGCAATCGCCGCGGCCGGTCTAGTGGCGGTTGGACTGGACGTCGCGCCTTCCTGGGTTCCGGTTGCGTCGCTGAGTGTATTGGCTCTCGCCGCTGCGAACGCCCTGTTCTTTCGCAATCCCGAGCGTGTGATCTGCGGGGGCAGTCGCGACGTTGTCTCGCCCGGAGACGGTCGCGTGGTCGAGGTCGTTCAGATCGAAGATCCCGACGGCTTCGTGGGCAAATCCTGGCGTATCGCGATCTTCCTGTCGGTTTTCAACGTGCACATCAACCGGATGCCGATCTCCGGGGTCGTGCGTGGCATCCGCCGCAGCGGTAGCAAGTTCCTGGCGGCTTTCGCCAGCCGGGCTTCGGATCTGAACGTGCAATCGCGCATGGACATCGAAACCGGCAGTGGAATGCGTTTCGCGGTCGTGCAGATCACCGGATTGATCGCGCGTCGCATCGTGGGCTACGTGCAAGAGGGTGATACCCTGGAAAGAGGCGAGCGCTACGGTCTGATCTGTTACGGCTCGCGCATGGAGATATATCTGCCGGTGGACTGCGAGGTTCGGGTCGCGCCGGGTGATCGTGTGCACGGCGGGTCGAGTCTGCTCGCGGAGGTGCCCGAGTGAGTCTGCGACAAAGCAAAGGTCGATCGCGGCGCCGATCGCGCCGCCGAGATCGACGCGCGGTCTATCTGCTGCCGAATCTGATCACCAGTGCGGCCTTGATGCTCGGCTTCTGGTCGATCGTGCTCGCCACGCATGGCAAGTTCGATCAGGCCGCCTTGTGCATCGTACTTGCGGGTGTGGCCGATATGCTCGACGGGCGCATCGCGCG
It encodes:
- a CDS encoding 1-deoxy-D-xylulose-5-phosphate reductoisomerase, coding for MTRLSILGSTGSIGTQTLQVVDQFPDRLQVVALSAGRNVDLLIQQIKQYRPSCVAVGLPDDAARVRTALADERIRVHCGAEGLLEVATEPSDLVIGALVGSVGLEPIVAALRAGTDVALANKEVLVSAGRLVMEEARRHGARLRPLDSEHVAIHQCIAGHPEQAVSKIWLTASGGPFRCADLSEMEAATPERALAHPNWDMGPKISIDSATLMNKGFELIEARWLFDLPPERIGVLVHPESVIHSLVEYCDGSWLAQLGVPDMRIPIAYTLGMPDRLPLANLSPLDLVSIGSLNFEAPDAERFPALRLATQVLEDGGTAPAVLNAANEVAVEAFLAGRISFTAIAQIAEKVLAVEAVRPGLDLEEIRDSDRQSRQRAREMVEEWSA
- the rseP gene encoding RIP metalloprotease RseP; this encodes MSLAGFSDVVLPFILLLGVLIFIHELGHFLVAKYFNVKCERFSLGFGPSLLARTVGETEYVIGVLPLGGYVKMLGEIPGEELAEEERDRAFNLKPVHQRMAISVAGPAMNIVLPIVLIAGMLMAGVPTLTSLVGAVAPDSAAERAGLQGGDRIVAIDGEAIWRWSDLITHLRETASPTVLLEIERDSQRTNVSVTRETLDDGRFGPIGAEPSPPSAVFAVSGPQSAAARAGMLTGDVIRSVDGTAVANRYDVERLFQTASGELELEVERTRGDARETLIVTIPDAGSRTSESLGLQPVDFAVNFVDPASPASEAGIEPGDIFLRANSKPIQSWNQLVVAIRGSEGDPIEMTLLRAGLEVDLKVSPIRRAVQVGEEMETHFAIGIGGGTPRNGGEMLDDVVSNPFVALWRAVQRTVEIFNMILGGVFQLFTGKVGLNNLAGPIGIGEIAADSFQTSWLQFLSFMAVISVNLAILNLLPIPILDGGQILLAAAEGIKGSPLPNRAREIAQTVGLSLILALMGLAFWNDLARKWAGIVDFLKGLV
- the tsaB gene encoding tRNA (adenosine(37)-N6)-threonylcarbamoyltransferase complex dimerization subunit type 1 TsaB; this translates as MAVLLSLETATDAGGVALVEHGKSGEPRLLGEASIDTGQRHAATLLRAVDRVLSDSGRKLDEVELIGVSVGPGSFTGLRIGLSTALGLCFGTPRRIVPVSTLGALSLQAGGAGLAVPMLDARRGQVYGGVYAPQGRALQEDCAAPPEEFLGRLDPDSSVVVLGSGAQRYSEVVERVLGARARVLSAEEGRPRAAGVARLAVSLAANGLALPPERVELRYLRPPEAKLPGSGLGSDSKA
- a CDS encoding DUF465 domain-containing protein; protein product: METHERDRIESLASQDAQLREVWEQHLGFKARLEQMKTRSHLSPDEQVEKKTLQKLKLAAKDQIARILARHD
- the ilvC gene encoding ketol-acid reductoisomerase; translation: MKVYYDKDADLGRLEGRTVAIIGYGSQGHAHALNLKESGVDVIVGLRQSSPSWKKAEAEGLRVATPSEAVSSATVVMMTLPDETMGDIYSEQIAPHLKAGNYLAVAHGFNLHFGCIEPPADVNTFMVAPKGPGHHVRGSYESGGGVPCLVAVDRDPSGDTLQMGLAYAKGIGGGRAGIIETTIKEETETDLFGEQAVLCGGLTALMQAGFETLTEAGYAPEMAYFECIHEMKLIIDFIYEGGIANMRYTVSNTAEYGDLTRGPRVVNEETKREMKKILNEIQTGKFAREWLLEARAGMPSFKSMARIGAEHPLEETGRKLRAMMPWLKDHRLVDRSRN
- a CDS encoding phosphatidylserine decarboxylase family protein, giving the protein MAEPAQLKGKIAQQGVKSSLALLAIAAAGLVAVGLDVAPSWVPVASLSVLALAAANALFFRNPERVICGGSRDVVSPGDGRVVEVVQIEDPDGFVGKSWRIAIFLSVFNVHINRMPISGVVRGIRRSGSKFLAAFASRASDLNVQSRMDIETGSGMRFAVVQITGLIARRIVGYVQEGDTLERGERYGLICYGSRMEIYLPVDCEVRVAPGDRVHGGSSLLAEVPE